A portion of the Macaca thibetana thibetana isolate TM-01 chromosome 9, ASM2454274v1, whole genome shotgun sequence genome contains these proteins:
- the C9H10orf62 gene encoding uncharacterized protein C10orf62 homolog has translation MLWVQKKRRRKATSECLPDKDKSPESHKAKNESWIKSHFSRLSEEKLARNNNASTNGNATQTESGSGEASTTIHMETFTTRHGEVGSALHRESFTSRQKASGPPVIQEIHQESGKAPSTDEATWAAVAACTKEIDTQGRHLAHSMLQRATAYQHSGHLESKDINQEELRALEEVEMKLQKNFLTQRENTIAGANHTHTFYGHSHHSHHGHPSHQSHSLPNRRH, from the coding sequence ATGCTGTGGGttcagaaaaagaggagaagaaaggcaACCTCTGAGTGTCTACCAGACAAGGACAAGTCACCAGAATCCCATAAAGCAAAGAATGAAAGCTGGATCAAATCTCACTTTAGCCGCCTTTCCGAAGAGAAGCTGGCCCGCAACAACAATGCCAGCACCAATGGCAATGCTACCCAGACTGAGAGTGGGAGTGGAGAGGCCAGCACCACAATTCACATGGAGACCTTCACCACGAGGCACGGAGAAGTGGGCTCCGCTCTGCACCGGGAATCCTTCACCAGCAGGCAGAAGGCATCTGGGCCACCAGTGATCCAAGAGATCCACCAGGAGTCTGGAAAAGCCCCATCCACCGATGAGGCCACGTGGGCCGCTGTGGCTGCCTGCACCAAGGAGATTGACACCCAGGGGCGGCACCTGGCTCACTCCATGCTGCAGCGGGCCACAGCTTACCAGCACTCAGGTCACCTGGAGTCCAAGGACATCAACCAGGAGGAGCTGAGGGCCCTCGAGGAAGTGGAGATGAAGCTGCAAAAGAATTTCCTCACCCAGCGGGAAAACACCATAGCTGGTgccaaccacacacacactttctatGGCCACAGTCACCACAGTCACCACGGCCACCCGAGCCACCAGAGCCACAGTCTGCCCAACCGCAGACACTAG